One genomic segment of Fusobacterium sp. includes these proteins:
- the ctlX gene encoding citrulline utilization hydrolase CtlX: protein MKNFLTNRVLMVRPAAFTYNCETAKDNLYQKNDYKDDKELQKKAVIEFDALAEKLREKTIEVLVIQDTKEPHTPDSIFPNNWFSTHKNGTLILYPMYAENRRLERTSKVLDFVKDKEALKIIDLTENEKTGRILEGTGSMCLDRKNKIAYASLSKRTNEELFKEFCEIMDYKPVSFSGKQTVDGKKVPIYHTNVLMTIGEEYVLIFLDSIEDEKEKVRVRKSILDSGKELIEITEEQTNHFLGNALELRKKDGNKILVMSKSANDILREDQRKIIEKSAEIVYSDIPTIERYGGGSVRCMLAEFFL, encoded by the coding sequence TTGAAAAATTTTTTAACAAATAGGGTTTTAATGGTTAGACCAGCAGCATTTACCTATAACTGTGAAACAGCTAAAGATAACCTTTATCAAAAAAATGATTATAAAGATGATAAAGAACTTCAAAAAAAAGCAGTGATTGAATTTGATGCTTTAGCAGAAAAATTGAGAGAAAAAACTATAGAAGTATTAGTTATACAAGATACTAAGGAGCCTCATACACCTGACAGTATTTTTCCTAATAACTGGTTTAGTACACATAAAAATGGAACATTGATACTATATCCTATGTATGCAGAAAATAGGAGACTAGAAAGGACTTCTAAAGTTTTAGACTTTGTAAAAGATAAAGAGGCATTAAAAATAATAGATCTTACTGAAAATGAAAAAACAGGGAGAATACTTGAAGGAACTGGGAGTATGTGTCTGGATAGAAAAAATAAAATTGCATATGCAAGTTTATCAAAAAGAACAAATGAGGAGCTTTTTAAAGAATTTTGTGAAATTATGGATTATAAACCTGTAAGTTTTTCTGGAAAACAGACTGTAGATGGAAAAAAAGTTCCTATATATCATACTAATGTTTTGATGACTATTGGAGAAGAATATGTCCTTATATTCTTAGATTCAATAGAAGATGAAAAGGAAAAAGTAAGAGTAAGAAAATCTATATTGGATTCTGGAAAAGAACTTATAGAGATAACAGAAGAACAGACAAATCATTTTTTAGGAAATGCTCTTGAACTTAGAAAAAAAGATGGAAATAAAATATTGGTAATGTCTAAGTCAGCTAATGATATTTTAAGAGAGGATCAAAGGAAAATAATAGAAAAATCAGCAGAAATAGTTTATTCAGATATTCCTACAATTGAAAGATATGGTGGAGGTTCTGTTAGGTGTATGCTGGCAGAATTTTTTCTATAA
- the hrcA gene encoding heat-inducible transcriptional repressor HrcA: MSISEREKLVLNAIVNYYLTFGDTIGSRTLVKKYGIDLSSATIRNVMADLEDMGYISKTHTSSGRIPTDKGYKYYLDELLKVEKLTKEEKNNIELEYEHRVNELDLLLQKTSSLLSKMTTYAGIAIEPSTMVERIKRIELIHIDEFLVLAVIVMENRAVKTKKIILNQSISKEELEVISKELNKKVADYEINLGNIEKFILGKKLLTDGIEQYEDDSKLFINNVPSIFKDKNVNEVSEVLELFHHRKDMKLLFEQLVKNRDSSYGKVNVVFGEELGIKGLEDYSFVYSLYKAGASQGILGVIGPKRMAYSKTMGLIKYVTQEVNKMLNKTERKDEINGK; the protein is encoded by the coding sequence ATGTCTATTTCAGAAAGAGAAAAGTTAGTATTAAACGCAATAGTAAATTATTATTTGACTTTTGGAGATACTATTGGTTCAAGAACTTTGGTAAAAAAATATGGGATTGACCTTTCGTCAGCAACTATCAGAAATGTAATGGCTGATTTGGAGGATATGGGATATATATCAAAAACCCATACATCTTCTGGAAGGATTCCTACAGACAAAGGATACAAATATTATCTTGATGAACTGCTGAAAGTTGAAAAACTTACAAAAGAGGAAAAGAATAACATAGAACTTGAGTATGAACATAGAGTTAATGAACTTGATCTGCTCTTACAGAAAACTTCTTCTCTTCTTTCAAAGATGACTACTTATGCAGGTATAGCGATAGAACCAAGTACTATGGTAGAAAGAATAAAAAGAATTGAATTGATACATATAGATGAATTCTTGGTTTTAGCTGTGATAGTTATGGAAAACAGAGCTGTAAAAACAAAAAAGATAATCCTTAACCAGTCTATTTCTAAAGAAGAACTTGAAGTGATATCAAAAGAGTTGAATAAAAAAGTAGCAGACTATGAAATAAATTTAGGAAATATTGAAAAATTTATTTTAGGAAAAAAATTATTAACAGATGGTATAGAACAGTATGAAGATGATAGTAAACTGTTTATAAACAATGTTCCAAGTATTTTTAAAGATAAAAATGTTAATGAGGTATCAGAAGTCTTAGAACTTTTCCATCATAGAAAAGATATGAAACTTTTGTTTGAACAACTTGTAAAAAACAGGGATAGTTCCTATGGAAAAGTGAATGTAGTATTTGGAGAAGAATTAGGAATAAAAGGATTAGAAGACTATAGCTTCGTATATTCATTATATAAGGCTGGAGCTTCTCAAGGAATACTTGGAGTAATAGGTCCCAAAAGAATGGCATATTCAAAAACTATGGGACTGATAAAGTATGTAACTCAGGAAGTAAATAAAATGTTAAATAAAACAGAACGAAAGGATGAAATAAATGGTAAATGA
- a CDS encoding aldose 1-epimerase family protein, whose amino-acid sequence MEYSLRNNLMEIRIESLGAELVGMKDLITDMEYIWQKDPKYWAKSSPILFPFVGALKDSRYFYEGKEYNLSLKHGFARDCEFQMSGQGDNYLEFLLTSNDKTKKVYPFDFKLYVKYIIKDKNLRIEYKIENTGGKEMYFSLGAHPAFNIPIGKEIEFSDYYLEFEKEETGEVNTFNGTLISSQKKIKAFEGKILNLDRNTFANDALIIENPNSNVVYLKNRKNSRGIKLVYKGFKYIAFWNKPGAEYICLEPWNGISDFDNASGDLKEKIGIEKIKKAEVYHRALDITIL is encoded by the coding sequence ATGGAGTATAGTTTAAGAAATAATTTGATGGAAATAAGAATAGAGAGCTTAGGTGCAGAACTTGTAGGAATGAAAGACTTAATAACAGATATGGAGTATATATGGCAGAAAGATCCTAAATACTGGGCAAAAAGTTCTCCAATATTATTTCCTTTTGTTGGAGCTTTGAAAGATAGCAGATATTTTTATGAAGGAAAAGAGTACAATCTTAGTTTGAAACATGGCTTTGCAAGAGACTGTGAATTTCAGATGAGTGGTCAAGGAGACAACTATTTGGAATTTCTTTTGACTTCAAATGACAAAACAAAAAAAGTGTATCCTTTTGATTTTAAACTTTATGTAAAATATATAATAAAAGATAAAAACTTAAGAATAGAATATAAAATAGAAAATACAGGAGGAAAGGAAATGTATTTTTCATTAGGAGCACATCCAGCATTTAATATTCCTATAGGTAAGGAAATAGAATTTTCAGATTACTATTTGGAGTTTGAAAAAGAAGAAACTGGAGAAGTAAATACTTTTAATGGAACATTGATATCTTCTCAGAAGAAAATAAAAGCTTTTGAAGGAAAAATACTTAATTTGGATAGAAATACTTTTGCAAATGATGCCCTTATCATAGAAAATCCAAATTCAAATGTTGTTTATTTAAAAAACAGAAAAAACAGTAGAGGAATAAAACTTGTATATAAAGGGTTCAAATATATAGCATTTTGGAATAAACCAGGTGCAGAATACATATGTCTGGAGCCTTGGAATGGAATATCAGATTTTGATAATGCTTCAGGAGACCTTAAAGAAAAAATAGGAATAGAAAAAATTAAAAAAGCTGAAGTATATCATAGGGCATTAGATATAACTATTTTATAA
- a CDS encoding glutathione peroxidase: MTIYDFKVKNVDGTEETLEKYRGKVLLIVNTATRCGLTSQYEGLEKLYEKYRDKGFEILDFPSNQFLKQAPESSKEIAEFCQLKYGTKFKTFAKIDVNGKDADPLYIYLKDRANEEIKNRETDSFKEKLEKLGQTLLGKEIKWNFTKFLIGKDGEIIGRFSPTVTPDEIDGEVARAILK, from the coding sequence ATGACTATTTATGATTTTAAAGTTAAAAATGTAGATGGAACAGAAGAAACATTGGAAAAATATAGAGGAAAAGTATTGCTCATAGTAAATACTGCTACAAGATGTGGACTTACATCTCAATATGAAGGACTTGAAAAACTCTATGAAAAATATCGTGATAAAGGATTTGAAATATTAGATTTTCCAAGTAATCAATTCTTGAAACAGGCACCAGAAAGTAGTAAAGAGATAGCTGAATTTTGTCAATTAAAATATGGAACTAAATTTAAGACATTTGCTAAGATAGATGTAAATGGAAAAGATGCAGATCCTTTATATATATATTTAAAAGACAGAGCAAATGAAGAGATAAAAAATAGAGAAACAGATTCTTTTAAAGAAAAACTTGAAAAATTAGGACAAACATTATTAGGTAAAGAAATAAAATGGAATTTTACTAAATTTCTTATAGGAAAAGATGGAGAGATAATTGGAAGATTTTCTCCTACTGTGACACCTGATGAGATAGATGGAGAGGTAGCAAGAGCAATATTGAAATAA
- a CDS encoding DUF2628 domain-containing protein has product MSWKLKDEELKFIDENEEQIKVYVGKKADYYMGIWREGKKFNPAALFLGMIWLGYRGMYKIIMYLIIAFILTDILMIFLRIDLTRISGLVASVILGTFGNYWYFLQVKKDILAGKEKCLDGGIGVLLSLIMLAGYVFLSVYVIDAFFYYIIYGYYY; this is encoded by the coding sequence ATGTCATGGAAATTGAAAGATGAAGAACTTAAATTTATAGATGAAAATGAGGAACAAATAAAGGTATATGTAGGAAAGAAAGCAGATTATTATATGGGAATATGGAGAGAAGGGAAAAAATTCAATCCAGCAGCTCTTTTTTTAGGAATGATATGGTTAGGATATAGAGGAATGTATAAAATTATAATGTATCTCATTATAGCTTTTATTCTTACAGATATACTTATGATTTTTTTAAGGATTGACTTAACAAGAATATCTGGGCTAGTAGCCAGTGTGATTCTAGGAACCTTTGGAAATTATTGGTATTTTTTACAAGTAAAAAAAGATATATTGGCTGGAAAAGAAAAATGTTTAGATGGTGGGATAGGAGTACTTTTATCTCTGATAATGCTTGCAGGATATGTATTTCTTTCAGTTTATGTCATTGATGCATTTTTCTACTATATAATTTATGGGTATTATTATTAG
- a CDS encoding VWA domain-containing protein, which yields MKKALSLLMVFIFSVAAVFATESKPETTAVEQTKAKEKDVEIVFVLDTTGSMGGLIQGAKTKIWSIVNEVMQTHKDSKVKIGLVAYRDRGDVYVTKVTQLNENLDEIYSVLMEYKAQGGGDDPEDVRKALHESLEVIQWSAPRENLSQIIFLVGDAPPHDDYNDSPDTGVTAKKAKSKGIIINTIQCGNMPNTDRYWKAIAQFGGGEYFHISGDGGVKVVTTPYDDKLYELNKRIDKTYITYGSTEVRTEAVKKFDSEKHSVEAAPVEAKASRAINKAINKYSYSKEDLVQAVENDEVSLKDIKANELPENMQKMSLEAREGYIQSIIDTRKKIREEIIKVSKEREEYILEQERKGTAGKSEFDSAVSEVLKKQIK from the coding sequence ATGAAAAAAGCTTTATCATTACTAATGGTTTTTATTTTTTCTGTAGCAGCAGTATTTGCAACAGAGTCAAAACCAGAAACAACAGCAGTTGAACAGACAAAGGCAAAAGAAAAAGATGTTGAAATTGTATTTGTACTGGATACTACTGGATCGATGGGAGGACTTATTCAAGGTGCTAAAACTAAAATATGGAGCATAGTGAATGAGGTAATGCAAACTCACAAAGATTCAAAAGTAAAAATTGGCTTAGTAGCTTATCGAGATCGTGGAGATGTTTATGTGACTAAGGTTACACAGCTTAATGAAAATTTAGATGAGATATATAGTGTATTAATGGAATATAAAGCTCAAGGTGGTGGAGATGATCCTGAAGATGTAAGAAAAGCACTTCATGAGAGCTTGGAAGTAATCCAGTGGTCAGCACCTAGAGAAAACTTATCACAGATAATATTTCTAGTGGGAGATGCACCTCCTCATGATGATTATAATGATTCTCCTGATACTGGTGTTACTGCAAAAAAAGCTAAAAGCAAAGGAATTATTATAAATACTATTCAATGTGGAAATATGCCAAATACAGATCGTTATTGGAAAGCAATAGCACAATTTGGTGGAGGAGAATATTTCCATATATCTGGAGATGGAGGGGTAAAAGTTGTAACAACTCCTTATGATGATAAACTTTATGAATTAAATAAAAGAATTGATAAAACATATATAACATATGGTAGTACAGAAGTAAGAACTGAAGCTGTGAAAAAATTTGATTCAGAAAAACATTCTGTAGAAGCAGCACCAGTAGAAGCAAAAGCTTCAAGAGCAATAAATAAAGCAATAAATAAATATAGTTATTCTAAAGAAGATTTAGTACAGGCAGTAGAAAATGATGAGGTTTCTTTAAAAGATATCAAAGCTAACGAACTTCCTGAAAATATGCAGAAAATGTCTCTAGAAGCAAGAGAAGGTTATATTCAAAGTATTATAGATACTCGTAAGAAGATAAGAGAAGAAATAATAAAAGTTTCAAAAGAAAGGGAAGAATATATATTAGAACAAGAAAGAAAAGGAACAGCAGGTAAGAGTGAATTTGATTCTGCTGTATCAGAAGTCCTTAAAAAACAAATAAAATAG
- the yajC gene encoding preprotein translocase subunit YajC codes for MEQLLGKYGGMALTFVVWIAVFYFLLILPNKKKQKKQKEMMESLKEGSEVVTVGGIKGTIVSVSEDYVELRVDKGVKVTFTKGAISRVL; via the coding sequence ATGGAACAATTATTAGGTAAATATGGTGGTATGGCACTAACTTTTGTAGTATGGATAGCTGTATTCTACTTCTTATTAATATTACCAAACAAGAAAAAACAAAAGAAACAAAAAGAAATGATGGAGTCACTAAAAGAAGGATCAGAAGTAGTTACTGTTGGTGGAATAAAAGGTACAATAGTTTCTGTAAGTGAAGATTATGTTGAATTAAGAGTTGATAAAGGTGTAAAAGTAACTTTTACTAAAGGGGCTATTTCTAGAGTATTATAG
- a CDS encoding N-acetylmuramoyl-L-alanine amidase: MFLTVLSFAGTIRSVKLNGAVLTMDFSGSQKPKYTMNYDEYNKLIFLEFPDSTLTGKIDSKKFTGKYIESIEVVDYSGSVGFFIKLRKNISYNGGVTSKGNDFVLTFNDKSQKKQFTIAIDAGHGGKDPGAIGFKKYYEKTVTLAVSKYLRDELKKDFNIVMTRDTDVFVSLSQRPKIANKAKANMFISIHANAAVSSKMNGVEVFYFSKKSSPYAERIASFENSFGDKYGENSSDIAQIMGELAYKKNQESSIGFARKTNNALAEAIGLKNRGIHGANFAVLRGFNGPSVLVEVGFISNKSDLQKITNPAYQKKMAKEIAEMVRGYFY, translated from the coding sequence TTGTTTTTAACAGTACTTTCCTTTGCTGGAACTATCAGATCAGTAAAATTAAATGGTGCTGTTCTTACTATGGATTTTTCAGGATCACAAAAACCAAAATATACAATGAATTATGATGAATACAACAAGTTGATTTTTTTAGAATTTCCAGATAGTACTCTTACTGGAAAAATAGATAGTAAAAAGTTTACAGGAAAATATATAGAAAGTATTGAAGTTGTAGATTATAGTGGATCAGTTGGATTTTTTATTAAACTGAGAAAAAATATCAGCTATAATGGTGGAGTTACTTCAAAGGGAAATGATTTTGTTCTTACTTTCAATGATAAATCTCAGAAAAAACAATTTACTATAGCTATAGATGCTGGACATGGAGGAAAAGATCCAGGAGCAATTGGATTTAAGAAATACTATGAAAAAACGGTAACATTAGCAGTAAGTAAGTATTTAAGAGATGAATTAAAGAAAGATTTCAATATTGTTATGACTAGGGATACAGATGTCTTTGTAAGTTTATCACAACGTCCAAAAATAGCTAATAAAGCAAAAGCAAATATGTTTATCAGTATACATGCCAATGCTGCAGTATCAAGTAAAATGAATGGAGTGGAAGTCTTTTATTTTTCTAAAAAATCTTCACCATATGCTGAAAGAATAGCTTCATTTGAAAACAGTTTTGGAGATAAATATGGAGAAAATAGTAGTGATATAGCTCAAATAATGGGAGAACTTGCATATAAGAAAAATCAGGAAAGTTCTATTGGATTTGCGAGAAAAACAAATAATGCCTTAGCAGAAGCAATAGGATTGAAAAATAGGGGAATACATGGAGCTAACTTTGCTGTATTGAGGGGATTTAATGGACCAAGTGTTTTGGTAGAAGTAGGCTTTATAAGTAATAAGAGTGATCTTCAAAAAATAACAAATCCAGCATATCAAAAGAAGATGGCAAAAGAGATAGCAGAAATGGTAAGAGGATATTTTTATTAA
- the dnaJ gene encoding molecular chaperone DnaJ, with amino-acid sequence MAKRDYYEVLGVAKDASEADIKKAYRKAAMKYHPDKFSNAKEKEKKDAEEKFKEVNEAYQVISDKEKRAQYDRFGHAAFEQGGPGAGGFSGGFSSEGFEDIFSSFFGGGSGGFGGFSGFGGGSSRRNYVEPGADLRYQVEITLEEAAKGVEKTIKYKRNGKCGTCNGSGAEPGSAMKKCPKCGGSGRIKTVQRTILGNFESYVECDECHGKGEIPEKKCKTCHGTGVVKETVEKKIKIPAGIDDGQKLRLDGMGEASETGGPNGDLYVIIRVKEHDLFQRRGDDILCEVPITFTVAALGGEVEIPTLNGKKNIKIPAGTQTGKLFKLRGEGIKSLRSSMVGDQLVQVVVETPTDLNDKQKGLLKAFDDSLKDKNYKKNKTLKDKIKAFFK; translated from the coding sequence ATGGCAAAAAGAGATTATTATGAAGTATTAGGAGTAGCAAAAGATGCTTCTGAAGCTGATATTAAGAAAGCATACAGAAAAGCTGCCATGAAATATCATCCTGATAAATTCAGCAATGCTAAAGAAAAAGAGAAAAAAGATGCTGAAGAAAAATTCAAAGAGGTAAATGAAGCATATCAGGTGATATCAGATAAGGAAAAAAGAGCTCAATATGATAGATTTGGGCATGCAGCTTTTGAACAGGGTGGACCAGGAGCTGGAGGCTTTAGTGGAGGATTCAGCAGTGAAGGATTCGAAGATATATTCAGTTCATTCTTTGGAGGAGGCTCTGGCGGATTCGGAGGATTCAGTGGCTTTGGCGGAGGAAGTTCTAGAAGAAATTATGTAGAACCAGGAGCAGATTTGAGGTATCAGGTAGAGATCACTCTTGAAGAAGCTGCAAAAGGTGTTGAAAAAACAATAAAATATAAAAGAAATGGAAAATGTGGTACTTGTAATGGAAGCGGAGCTGAACCAGGAAGTGCAATGAAAAAATGTCCTAAGTGTGGAGGTTCTGGAAGAATAAAAACAGTTCAAAGAACTATACTTGGAAATTTTGAAAGCTATGTAGAATGTGATGAATGTCATGGTAAGGGAGAAATACCTGAAAAGAAATGTAAAACTTGTCATGGAACTGGTGTTGTAAAGGAAACTGTAGAAAAGAAAATAAAAATACCAGCAGGAATAGATGATGGACAAAAACTTAGATTAGATGGAATGGGAGAAGCTAGTGAAACTGGTGGACCTAATGGAGATCTTTATGTAATAATAAGAGTAAAAGAACATGACCTGTTCCAAAGAAGAGGAGATGATATACTTTGTGAGGTGCCTATTACTTTCACAGTGGCTGCTCTTGGAGGAGAAGTGGAAATTCCTACTCTGAATGGTAAGAAAAATATAAAAATACCTGCAGGAACACAAACTGGAAAACTTTTTAAATTAAGAGGAGAAGGAATAAAATCTCTTAGAAGTTCAATGGTTGGTGATCAATTAGTACAGGTAGTGGTAGAGACACCTACTGATCTTAATGATAAACAAAAAGGATTATTAAAAGCTTTTGATGACAGCTTGAAAGATAAGAACTATAAAAAAAATAAAACCTTAAAAGATAAGATAAAAGCTTTTTTTAAATAG
- a CDS encoding methylated-DNA--[protein]-cysteine S-methyltransferase produces the protein MRGRGYLEIEGLGLLEVCEEKDGISNINFVDIKLEEIYSKEVEKCIEQLKEYFDKKRKIFDIKLDISQGTEFQQEAWKTLLDIPYGETRSYQEQAVSVKNPKAVRAIGGANHNNPIPIIIPCHRVIGKNGKLTGYGGGIFRKEYLLDLEEADYRR, from the coding sequence ATGAGGGGAAGAGGATACTTGGAGATAGAAGGCTTAGGTTTGCTTGAAGTATGTGAAGAAAAAGATGGTATCAGTAATATTAATTTTGTAGATATCAAATTAGAAGAAATATACTCAAAAGAAGTAGAAAAATGTATAGAGCAGCTGAAAGAATATTTTGACAAAAAAAGAAAAATATTTGATATAAAACTTGATATAAGCCAAGGAACTGAATTTCAGCAGGAAGCTTGGAAAACTTTATTAGATATTCCGTATGGAGAGACAAGAAGTTATCAAGAACAGGCAGTATCTGTAAAAAATCCAAAAGCTGTCAGAGCTATCGGCGGAGCTAATCACAATAATCCTATTCCAATCATAATTCCTTGTCATAGAGTCATAGGTAAAAATGGAAAGCTAACAGGATATGGAGGGGGTATTTTCAGAAAAGAATATCTATTAGACCTGGAAGAAGCTGATTATAGGAGATAA
- the grpE gene encoding nucleotide exchange factor GrpE, with protein MVNDKEKELEKELDKEMKKEVETFEENIIEEEKKECGCKGHDEEKGSCCCEKEEKNTEEEIGKLKAEVEDWKQAYLRKQADFQNFTKRKEKEMEELRKFASEKIVTKLLDGVDNLERAISASEATKDFDGLVKGVDMILGQLKGIMETEGVEPIKVEGKYNPLYHHAVMVEDNPEFEDDTIILELQKGYTMKGKVIRPAMVKVSKRG; from the coding sequence ATGGTAAATGACAAAGAAAAAGAACTGGAAAAAGAATTAGATAAAGAAATGAAAAAGGAAGTTGAAACTTTTGAAGAAAATATAATAGAAGAAGAAAAAAAAGAATGTGGATGTAAAGGTCATGATGAAGAAAAAGGATCTTGCTGTTGTGAAAAAGAAGAAAAAAATACTGAAGAAGAAATTGGAAAACTAAAAGCAGAAGTTGAGGACTGGAAGCAAGCTTATCTCAGAAAACAGGCTGATTTTCAAAATTTTACAAAAAGAAAAGAAAAAGAAATGGAAGAATTGAGAAAATTTGCTTCTGAAAAAATAGTTACAAAGCTGTTAGATGGAGTAGATAATTTAGAGAGGGCCATATCAGCATCAGAAGCAACAAAAGATTTTGATGGACTTGTAAAAGGTGTAGATATGATACTTGGACAGTTAAAAGGTATCATGGAAACTGAAGGTGTAGAACCAATAAAAGTAGAAGGAAAATATAACCCATTGTATCATCATGCTGTAATGGTAGAAGATAATCCTGAATTTGAAGATGATACTATTATCCTTGAACTTCAAAAAGGTTATACAATGAAGGGAAAAGTGATAAGACCAGCAATGGTAAAAGTATCTAAAAGAGGTTAA
- the dnaK gene encoding molecular chaperone DnaK, giving the protein MSKIIGIDLGTTNSCVAIMEGGSVTIIPNSEGARTTPSVVNIKENGEIIVGEIAKRQAITNPLSTVSSIKTHMGSDYKVEIFGKKYTPQEISAMTLKKLKKDAEAYLGEPVTEAVITVPAYFTDSQRQATKDAGVIAGLDVKRIINEPTAAALAYGLEKKKEEKVLVFDLGGGTFDVSVLEIADGVIEVISTAGNNHLGGDDFDNEVIKWLTTEFKKETGIDLSNDKMAYQRLKDAAEKAKKELSTMMETSISLPFITMDATGPKHLEMKLTRAKFNDLTKSLVEATQGPTKTALSDAGLNPSEINEVLLVGGSTRIPAVQEWVESFFGKKPNKGINPDEVVAAGAAIQGGVLMGDVKDVLLLDVTPLSLGIETLGGIFTKMIEKNTTIPVKKSQVYSTAVDNQPAVTINVLQGERAKASDNHKLGEFNLEGIPAAPRGVPQIEVTFDIDANGIVHVSAKDLGTGKENTVTISGSTNLSKEDIDRMTKEAEANEAEDKKFKELVEARNKADMLIASTEKSLKEYGDKATEQEKKDIETAIEELKKVKDGEDKEEIEKAMENLSQVAHKFAEEIYKEAQAKAQAEQGAGAQGGEKKADDDVADAEVVD; this is encoded by the coding sequence ATGAGTAAAATAATAGGAATCGACTTAGGAACAACAAACTCTTGTGTAGCAATAATGGAGGGAGGAAGTGTTACAATAATTCCTAACTCTGAAGGAGCAAGAACAACACCATCAGTTGTAAACATTAAAGAGAATGGAGAAATTATAGTTGGAGAAATTGCAAAAAGACAGGCAATAACTAATCCACTATCAACTGTAAGTTCAATCAAAACTCATATGGGTTCTGATTATAAGGTAGAAATATTTGGAAAAAAATATACTCCACAGGAAATTTCAGCTATGACACTTAAAAAATTAAAAAAAGATGCTGAAGCTTATTTAGGAGAACCTGTAACTGAAGCAGTTATTACTGTACCAGCTTACTTTACTGACTCACAAAGACAGGCAACAAAAGATGCTGGAGTTATTGCAGGATTAGATGTAAAAAGAATAATCAATGAACCAACAGCAGCAGCACTTGCTTATGGACTTGAAAAGAAAAAAGAAGAAAAAGTTCTAGTATTTGACCTAGGAGGAGGTACATTTGATGTATCTGTATTAGAAATAGCTGATGGAGTTATTGAAGTTATATCAACAGCAGGAAATAACCATTTAGGAGGAGATGACTTTGATAATGAAGTTATTAAATGGCTAACAACTGAATTTAAAAAAGAAACTGGAATTGACCTTTCAAATGATAAAATGGCATACCAAAGACTTAAAGATGCAGCTGAAAAAGCTAAAAAAGAACTTTCTACAATGATGGAAACTTCTATATCTTTACCATTCATTACTATGGATGCTACAGGACCTAAACATTTAGAAATGAAATTAACAAGAGCAAAATTTAATGATTTAACTAAAAGCTTAGTAGAAGCAACTCAAGGACCTACAAAAACTGCTTTAAGTGATGCAGGATTGAATCCATCAGAAATTAATGAAGTATTATTAGTAGGAGGATCTACAAGAATACCAGCAGTTCAGGAATGGGTAGAATCATTCTTTGGAAAAAAACCTAATAAAGGAATTAATCCAGATGAAGTTGTTGCAGCAGGAGCAGCTATTCAAGGTGGAGTACTAATGGGAGATGTTAAAGACGTTCTGTTGCTAGATGTAACTCCATTATCATTAGGAATAGAAACTTTAGGTGGAATATTTACTAAAATGATTGAAAAAAATACTACTATTCCAGTTAAAAAATCACAGGTTTATTCAACAGCTGTAGATAATCAACCAGCAGTAACAATCAATGTATTGCAAGGTGAAAGAGCAAAAGCTTCAGATAACCATAAACTAGGAGAATTTAATCTTGAAGGAATTCCTGCAGCTCCAAGAGGTGTACCTCAAATTGAAGTAACATTTGATATAGATGCTAATGGAATTGTTCATGTATCAGCTAAGGATTTAGGAACTGGAAAAGAAAATACAGTAACTATTTCTGGATCTACTAATTTATCTAAAGAAGATATTGACAGAATGACTAAAGAAGCTGAAGCTAACGAAGCTGAAGACAAAAAATTCAAAGAATTAGTAGAAGCTAGAAATAAGGCGGATATGCTTATTGCTTCAACTGAAAAATCTCTGAAAGAATATGGAGATAAAGCTACTGAACAAGAGAAGAAAGATATTGAAACAGCAATAGAAGAACTTAAAAAAGTAAAAGATGGAGAAGATAAAGAAGAAATAGAAAAAGCTATGGAAAATTTATCACAAGTAGCTCACAAATTTGCTGAAGAAATCTACAAAGAAGCACAAGCTAAAGCACAGGCTGAACAAGGAGCAGGAGCTCAAGGTGGAGAAAAGAAAGCTGATGATGATGTAGCAGACGCTGAAGTTGTTGACTAA